In Malassezia vespertilionis chromosome 4, complete sequence, the DNA window CCTCTGTCTCCAGCACAATTTCCGCGGCACCAGACTGCATCATGCGATCCATTGATGCCTGCACGAGCCGCGTGCCAATCCCGAGGCCCCGCCATTTGGGATCCACGCTCAGCATCGCAATATACCCGCGCCATAGCCGCGAGCCGCGCATATGCCGGTCAATCTTCGAGACAACCACGCCCACAAGCTCGCGTTTGTCTGGCAGATCTGCGTATGCCTTTTGTTAGCatgggacgctgcgcaccagGAAACATAGTTTGGGCCATTCGTGCAAAAAGTATCGGTAGGTGTATATATTGTATGGCTCGCTGCGGTGAGTGAAAGAGCGGTGCGTACCTCAACTCTGTCTCGATTAGCCGCATGATATCGGCAATCCTGTGCTCGCCATCATACTCCTCCAACGTGATCGGTCTGGCCATGAGGATCCCCGCTGTTGAGGTGGAGGCGCTTGACAATTGTGCGAAATTGGCTCAAATTCACGCGAACCACGCATGGCACAAAATCGGCAGGGGGGGGGGTCCATTTACATAAGCAACTTAAACTGTCCCGTCTCGGTTACGGTCACCACGATGTTCCTGATACTATTGATTCTCTCGATTATAGCGCGCGTCAGAGACTGGTTCAAGATCAAGCTTTCGGAGAGCAAGCGTCCCCTTGTTGCTGGCGTGCGCATGGAACGGATCCAGATCCCCTCGCGGGACCCTAACCGTTTCATCCCCGCCATCAAGTACACGCCCGAGGGCACACAAGGCAAGCTACCCGTTTACCTGAGCTGGCAGGCTTCTGGATTTGTGCTCAAGCGACTTGGTCTTGACCGCAACATGCATTCGCAGTTTGCCAAGCAGCTGAACACGGTGGTGATCGATGCTGCATACAGGAAGGCGCCCGAGCACAAGTTCCCCGCAGCATTCGACGATGCGGAGGACGCAGTTGCGTGGGTGCTTGCCAGCTCTGACAAGTTTGACACGTCTAAGTTCGTTGTCGGCGGTTCGAGCGCCGGCGGTTGCCTTGCGCTCACAATGTCGGCTCGCTACTCCCCTAAGATCAAAggctgctttgcgctgtACCCGCTCACGGTCATGCTGAGGCAGCCGCGCGAGGCACCGAATGGCTACTTTAAAAGCGGCATCATTTTGACTCCGCGGATCATCAATTTCCTTCTAAAGACCTTTATggcgagcgatgcgcaatTTGACGACATTCGCTTGAACCCCGTGAAGGAGTCCATGGCGAAGTTCCCCGAGAACATCCTTGTTGCTTGCGGTGATGCGGATACTTTGTATAACGACTCGAAGCTGTTCTATAAGAAGGTACAGGCGGAAGGATCGCCTGCCCAGCGTACCAACATTGAGTTCTTGACAGTTCCCAACGAGGCGCACGAATTCAACAATTTCCCTGATACGCCGGAGACAGATAATGCACGCGTCCAGTTGTATTCCGCTGCAATCCAGAAGATCAGAGCTGCGCAGAACGCGTAATGGTCAGCATACTACGTTTCCCATGGAAAAATTCCTAGAGTATATGCGCTGTATTACCGACGCCCGATTCATAAGCGCTGTAATTGTCCGTGCTTAAATTTGATTTCATAAGCAACAACTTTCAGTGCCCCATGCGTACAGTGTGCTGGGTTAGTTTCCACTCTGCCAACGATGCCGGACCTTGTACGCAAACTCTTTCTTTTCGTGATCGTGAACATTATCCGCATCATCGATGCGTTTATTCTCTTTTTCACCGCACACAAGCGCCCTCTTGTACAAGGCGTGCGCGTGGAGCGAATCAAGATTCCCTCGCGGGACAGGTGCCGCTCTATCGCAGCGCTCAAGTACACGCCCGAGGGCGCAACTGGAAAATTGCCCGTTTATTTGAGCTGGCACGCTTCAGGTTTCATGCTCAAGCGTCTTGGTATTGACAGGCACATGCACTCGCTCTTTTGCAAGGAGCTGAACACGGTCGTGATCGATGCAGCCTATCGGAAAAGTCCCGAGCACAAGTTTCCGGCAGCACATCAGGATGCTGAGGATGTATTGCTTTGGGTAATTGCAAGCATGGATCAGTTTGACACTTCCAAAATCGTTCTGGGTGGCTCGAGCGCCGGCGGAAACATTGCATTGAACATGTCTGTACGATTCTACCCTAGGATCAAAGGGTGTTTTGCGCTGTATGCATCCACGATGCTGGTTGTCGGCCAGAGGCGCAGGGCACCGAATCCAAATTACAAGAGCGGCGTCGTACTGAGCAGGCTCGGTTACAGGTTgatcggcgctgcgcatttCTCAACCTACGAAGAGTACAATGACCTTCGTTTCAATGCAATCAATGCAGACACCCGGATGTTTCCAGACTACATGCTCTTTGCATGCGGGGATGCGGACAGCTTGTACAGTGACAGCAAGCATCTATTTGAAAAGGTACAGTCGGAGGGCTCcaagacgcagcgcgcacacacCGAATTCCTTACAATTCCCAACGAAGCTCACGAATTTAACAATATTCCAAGGCACCCCGATTCCTATGTAGCACGCGACAAGCTTTACGCTGCCGCCATCGACATGATTcgtgctgcacaagcttCTTAGCATTAGATAATACAGAGAAGTGCGCCTCCACTCTTTCCCCAGATCTAGCATCCCCATCCAGCATGGGACGGGCCGAGGACAAAAATCTGTCACACCCATGGGGCCTGGCTTATTACAAGCTGCTATTTAAAGTTTATTTCTTGCGCATCATGGCATACTTTGACGTGTGGAAGACCGACCACCTGCGACCCAAGGTCGGCCCAGACGTCCGTGTTGAGCGCATTGCGATCCCGTCGCGCGATCCCGGCCGCACCATCACGGCGTATTTGTACATACCCGTGGATATCGATCtgaagcacaagcagccCGTGCATGTTAATGTACATGGCTCAGGATTTACTATCAAAGCATTTTTTGGCAATTCACGCTACTTTTGCTATCTGCTGGCCTCGCGGCTCAAATGCATCGTAATCGATACTGATTACCGCAAAGCGCCCGAGTACCCTTTCCCCTTTCCGATCCGAGATGTGGAAGACTGCTTCGCTTGGGTATTTGCACAGCCTCAGCGGTTTGACACGACCCGCGTCACGACGAGCGGATTTAGTGCTGGGGGCAATCTCACCATGTCAGCCGCGAGCGAACTGGGTCCCGAGAAGATCAAGGCGATCATTACCTTCTACCCTCCATTTGATGCCACCACGCCTGGCGCCTTCCGTGGTCTGCGAGCGACCCCCGAGAAAGAGTTCCGGAGCGGCGTACACTTAATTTCCTGGGTGTTTTCAACCTTTTTCTTCTCCTACATTTCCCCGCGGGCGTCCCGCGCCGATCCGAGGATTAGTGTCGCAAAGCTGCCCTTGACATGCTGGCCGAATCATATGTTAATCGTGTGCGGCCGTGCCGATGTCATGTTTCTCGACTCGCAGGATTTTTACAACAAGATACAAGCGGAGGGCTCTGCCGAGCAGCGACTCTGCTCGCGCTTTATTGGCGTTCCTGGCGAAGCGCATGCGTTTGACGAGCAGCCCAACTGTCCCGAATCGATCAAGTGGCGCGACACCACGTACGAAGCCGCTATCGAGACGATCCGTGCTGCATGGACGCAGGAACTTGGTCCCAAAGCCGTTGCAGAAGCCCGCGAATAATTTTACCACATAAATCGCTGCATGCCTGGCTCGTGCGGCCATGTGAATGGATAAGAGAGGAATAGATAGATCGTACTTGCATTGATGCATACAAACCATGCTGCCTGGACGAGGACCATTGCTagtcgtcgcgcgcgcaacgtgcCTGAAACGGTGAGCCACATTAGCATGAATGGGAGCACATAATAGCGCGGCTCGATCAAAGGCGTTGGCACCAGCGCGAGACTTGTCGCGACGAGCAAGCCCAGGACCCATAACACACTGCGCGCATGGGCCAATGCGCTTGTCCAGAGCACAGCACTTGTTGCGTATAGCGGAGTCAGCGCATAGCGTGCGAGTGGATGTGCATTCAGGATGCGACGCCAGACGTAAAACATATAATGCCGGTTATCGGCCAGCATAAATGGATGTACCACCGTGTACTTGTACACGGCGAGCACCCCAAGCATAGTAAGCACGGCTATCCAGACGAGATGCGCCGTACCAATTCGTACTCGCCTCGCAATCAGGAGAAACGCGAGCAGTGGCCATCCAAAAAACAGCGCAAATGCAAAAAAGTAGCCAAGCTGCGGAAGGTGCAATGAAAAGCTGTGGTTACTCTGGTCGCCCAGCACGACTTGGCCGCGATTCCATACTAAAAATGCGAGAAAAAAAAGCAGGGCAGGGATATAAGGAAGCGCGATtttgcacatgcgccgcagcactGCAGGGTCTTgaaggcgcgcgaaaacTGCTTTGCTCGAGGACCCCTGCTCCAAGGGTTGCAGgagtgcggcgccgagcatgaACATGATCCAGACAATATTAGTTTGCCGGAAAACTAGCGAGAGGAGACCAAAAAAGGCCGCGGTGCCGTGGTAGGAAGCGTCGCTTAAGACGAGCGCCCATAACACAAAAGCGACGCTCAGCACGTCTGTATAGTATAAGTAATAGAAGAAATAGAGGGGCGGTAGCATCGCACATGTCGTGCCGAGAAGCACAACGTAGAGgatggagcgcgacgtgcgcacgaCAAGGAAAGAACATGCCGCCTGCACGAGCAGCGGTCCAAGCAGCGTGTTGGTGCTCCGTGCGAATGCGGGGTCCGAGCACCATGCACGGATGCCAACGAGCCTGGTAAGAATGTACTGGATGTACGTCAAGACATAGAGACCCGGGGGTGTCGTGATCTTGGGGTCCCATGAGAAATCCCACGCGCAGTATCGCGCAACTTGGGGTATATGAAATTGTTCGTCCTGGTGTGAGTTTTTGTGCAACGTACCATATACGGGGCCGGCACATGAACATCAATCACCCGTTTCACCGCTATTGAGGCAATGCAGTGCACCAACAGGACGGCGACCGCCGCATAGAGGGGTGCGATCCTGCGCGCAGGAGCGATGGTGTGCATAGCCAAAGCATGTCGCGCGTGTTCCTAGTATCGGGATCGGGATCGGGAAGGCTATGTACCTAGTCAAAATCTAGAGGGGCATTGGTGGGGATTTCGGCAGTGGTATAATACATGGTGTCCTCAAAAGCGACCTCTGGCTCGTTCCAGGGAGCACGATTTGATtcatgcgctgcttggttCGGGCCAGGTGCAGGGTTGTACACATACTGGATCGCGTCGACCAAGTTCGCCATGTGCAGGTATGGCACACCCTTGGGATCTGTCTGCACAGCATTGAAAAACTtgtgcgcggtgcgccaccCCGGCACACGCTCCTGAATTGTGGgatcgccaagcaccgAGTGTGttgcgccgagcacctGGCCGACCAGTGCAAACGCCGCATCTGCCAATGCACTCCCGCTCGGTCGCGCACAAGGCTCAGGCTGCTCGGCTGCATCTACAGGCAGGAGAGCTTGTTGGGCACGGAcgtcggcgcgtgcaggacTCGCGCTACGTACAAAGCTGGTGCTCTCAGGACTACTCCTTTCCTCTTGCAAGAGCACTGCAATATCGTGCTGCATGGTATCCAGTACCGGCTCTGTAACCTCCGCATTGTGCTGGCCATCCGAAGCACGGTGGTCTTTTTCAGATCTACCAGCCTgtggcgcgcaaaatcGCGCCAGTTCCGCAGTAATGCAGCGGAGTACCGCGAGGACAAACACAGAAACCGTATGTTCTAATGTATCTTGCGACCCCTGTGGCGACCCCTGTGGCGACCCCTGTGGTGTGCTCTCTGTATGTGCGTCCTGCATCGTGGTGGACGCCACAAACACGCCCGTGCGGTTGCGCCAATGGCGTGCCATGTGGAGGATTAGGAATCGCACCCCAGTCTATGATTCTCCGCTACTGGCCTCGAACGATTCGAGCCGACTTGGGCAGCACTTGCACACACAGCCTCTACCTCGCTGGCGTCTGGGATACTAGCAAGTGCGTTTTGGCTATGCATACCCCAGTTACACCAAATCTATTTCAACGCCATTTGCACAGTCCCCAGCAAGCCTTTTCGTCAGCAAACAACGAAGCACAAGTTCTAGCCAAGGAAGGCGAGTTGAAGATACGCGATTTTGCATATGATGatgacgatgcgcatcaTGTAGGAGTAGGCACCGTGCTTCCTAATCCCAAGAGTGCCCCTACGTTTCCGACATATGTCGCGCTGTATGAATTCACAGCGGAATCAGATAATGAGCTGAGTGTTTCCGCAGGAGAGTATGTACATGTACTCCGCGAGGTGGATGGCGGATGGGTGTTTGTGCAGCGGATCATAGATCGAGCAGTGCACGGCCTCGTCCCCAAGGCCTACTTGGAAAAATTATAGCGTGTTTGTATTCACTAGCTAGTTGGTTCGAGTGGGTATGTTTTGCGCATTGATCCCCAGCGTGTGCATATCTGTGCGTAcgcgcacatgcgcagcgtcacGCACATGCGCAGtacgcgcaagcacgcacAAGACCGCGCGGAAGAATTTGGCATCAGGCACTGCTCCAGCGGCACTCCAATGGCGTAGCAGCCATTCATACTCTTGCATCGCtagcgcgcgcgcatgcttcCGTGGAAATTGGCGTgcccgctgcgcacgcggaaTGCGACGCATACGgtgtgccgagcatgcaagcagctgcattACAACAGtcgcagcggcaagcgaGACAGGGTCCTGGGGCAGCGCATGGCGATGTTTGAGTACGTGCCATAtccgcagcgccatggtAATACTCCCGCGACGTgccgcgagctgcaagaCGGCCAGCTCGATGCGCGGGTCCATTGCTGCCGACGGAGCCACCAacacacgctgcgccctGCGCAGTTCCGGACATAGTCGGAAAACGACACtcgcgaggcgcacgccgtTCGGTCTTGTTTGTGTGCGCAGGTGCATCGTGCAGATGTGTTGCACCAAGGCAAGCACCCGGTGTGTATCGCTGAGTACAATGGCCGACTCAAGGTGCGTCAGgatgcgtgcagcgctcagGTGCGGCGAATtcgatgcgccgtgccgttCTGCCGACTCCATcgcggcgccaagctccaaagcgtatgcgccgagcgtctCTGCCCGGCGTCGGGTCGCTTGCTGCAAGAGAATGGTGATGGTCGCGGGGCTCGGCGCAAGAGACGGATTGCGTGCATGCGTCATATGTTCGAGCACAATCCGGCACCAGTGCGGCCGCTTGGCGTACCGCAACGTATACTGAACCAAGGCATTGTAGGCACGTGCAGAAAACGGCGGGAGGAGGAAAAGACGCCTGTCGCGAGGCCGCGCGGGGCTGGGAGGATAGGAGGGCGGTGCGTGTGTAGGAATTCGATGCACGAGCAGAGGCAGCGTACGTCGGATTACAAGTttggcacgctgcgcgtgccatGTAGCTGGCAGATTGCACGGCGTGTAGGTATAGAGCAGCTTGATCAGCCAAGCGATATCTTCGCGCGTGCCCGGGAGCGGCACGCAATTTTCGcggagcagcgctgcaagtttcgcgagcgcatccgtATACTGCATCTCTATACAGGGAGCGGATTGCGCAAATGCGAGGTAGCGCATTTGGATCATGATATTGTGCATGAGTTGGTgcgacggcggcggtgcgtcATGTCGCCAGAATCGGCGAACATGCCACTGGAAAATCTGTATCGCGTCCCCAACGCGGTTCACATGCAGCAGCGTACGtatcgcagcgcgcgtttcgGACGGCGTGACCTGCGGTAATAGAAGTcgtgtcgcgcgccatgcacaTGCAAAAtgcgacggcggcgcgtgtgcgAGCGTACgcaggacaaggcgcgcatgcttcGGCGCAAGCGGAACTCCTGGTGCAAGCTTGGCCAGCGATGCAACGCATCGCACCGCGTGCTCAaattgcgcatcgcgcagcagcgcaccaagTGTGCTAAAAAACATCGTATGCAGCTCGCGCCATATGCGTGCATCATGCGCATCGTCACGTTTTGAAAGTACGCGCGCAGTttcgatgcacagcgcatcggTAGTGGTATCTAATGCGTCCTTGGAGTGTGACACAAGGTGACTGAGCTCTTTGCGAACATCTTGCATCCGTGCAGGCAGGCGCGACGACTCGGGTTGTGTGTAGCAAACGCCGCGAATGCTTCCATGGGAGGGACAGGATTGCAGCGGCCATGGCGTACTGCTGTGCCGAGCGAGGAGCAttggcgagctgtgcaCACAGTGAGGAAGTGCAAGTCGGTTCGCCGACGTTGctctttgctgcgctgaTGGCCATGGCGGACGCGGCACTCGAGACGATACACGCATAGGCCAGGCTCtaggcgcggcgctccttCCCACTGCCGGCCCTGCGTTGAAAAGGCACACGCAGAAGAATGGGCGCGTTTGCAGACGCCTTGCTGGTGTCGCAGCGTTTGGCTTCCGAAACGCTTTGTCAGCAAAGAGGATATGGGGGGTTTAGTGGCTGCCGTTGTTTTTATTTTTATTTTtgctgcggcacagcgtgcGGTTTAGCAGAACGCCATCACGGTACGTAGCGGGTTTTTTTGGAGAGAGGATGTCACATTGCCAACTGGCTCGAGCCCTTGGGCAAAGACACTGTGCAGCCAAAAATGTCATAGTTACTCTGATCCCTCCCGCAAGTTTGTGCAGTGCTGACAGAAGGTAGCTTTCGGAGCGTACGCGAAGCCATGTGCTTTGCCGAAGACGTAGGTgactttgcgcgcggagTGCGTTATGGTTTCACGATAAGAAGTAGCGATGGTGTTTGCTTGTGATGTAGAGTACGACGTGCACGATTTTTCTCGAAAAGTTGCTATAACAACAGCACGCTGGTTGCAGGTCCTGTTCAGCATCATACCCACTGCCCCATTTTCCCTTGGAGCTGTGCAAAACGCGAGGCGCATTGTTTATGTTGCCTGCGATCCCTCTTACCTGGCCGTATCCTGCCGCAGCATCAAGTGCGCCAATGGAGTACTCTACGCAGCCCGCCCCGCCCTGTCTTTGCCCAACGTGCT includes these proteins:
- a CDS encoding uncharacterized protein (SECRETED:SignalP(1-16); EggNog:ENOG503P3RK; CAZy:CE10; COG:V; MEROPS:MER0042911), translated to MFLILLILSIIARVRDWFKIKLSESKRPLVAGVRMERIQIPSRDPNRFIPAIKYTPEGTQGKLPVYLSWQASGFVLKRLGLDRNMHSQFAKQLNTVVIDAAYRKAPEHKFPAAFDDAEDAVAWVLASSDKFDTSKFVVGGSSAGGCLALTMSARYSPKIKGCFALYPLTVMLRQPREAPNGYFKSGIILTPRIINFLLKTFMASDAQFDDIRLNPVKESMAKFPENILVACGDADTLYNDSKLFYKKVQAEGSPAQRTNIEFLTVPNEAHEFNNFPDTPETDNARVQLYSAAIQKIRAAQNA
- a CDS encoding uncharacterized protein (EggNog:ENOG503P3RK; CAZy:CE10; TransMembrane:1 (i7-29o); COG:V; MEROPS:MER0042911), whose translation is MPDLVRKLFLFVIVNIIRIIDAFILFFTAHKRPLVQGVRVERIKIPSRDRCRSIAALKYTPEGATGKLPVYLSWHASGFMLKRLGIDRHMHSLFCKELNTVVIDAAYRKSPEHKFPAAHQDAEDVLLWVIASMDQFDTSKIVLGGSSAGGNIALNMSVRFYPRIKGCFALYASTMLVVGQRRRAPNPNYKSGVVLSRLGYRLIGAAHFSTYEEYNDLRFNAINADTRMFPDYMLFACGDADSLYSDSKHLFEKVQSEGSKTQRAHTEFLTIPNEAHEFNNIPRHPDSYVARDKLYAAAIDMIRAAQAS
- a CDS encoding uncharacterized protein (MEROPS:MER0036028; EggNog:ENOG503P3RK; COG:V; CAZy:CE10) produces the protein MAYFDVWKTDHLRPKVGPDVRVERIAIPSRDPGRTITAYLYIPVDIDLKHKQPVHVNVHGSGFTIKAFFGNSRYFCYLLASRLKCIVIDTDYRKAPEYPFPFPIRDVEDCFAWVFAQPQRFDTTRVTTSGFSAGGNLTMSAASELGPEKIKAIITFYPPFDATTPGAFRGLRATPEKEFRSGVHLISWVFSTFFFSYISPRASRADPRISVAKLPLTCWPNHMLIVCGRADVMFLDSQDFYNKIQAEGSAEQRLCSRFIGVPGEAHAFDEQPNCPESIKWRDTTYEAAIETIRAAWTQELGPKAVAEARE
- the ALG10 gene encoding dolichyl-P-Glc:Glc2Man9GlcNAc2-PP-dolichol alpha-1,2-glucosyltransferase (EggNog:ENOG503NXZQ; BUSCO:EOG0926300R; TransMembrane:12 (o29-49i61-77o83-103i110-127o133-158i187-205o225-245i257-281o301-320i327-344o350-367i379-398o); COG:I; COG:K; COG:O; COG:T; CAZy:GT59), coding for MDEQFHIPQVARYCAWDFSWDPKITTPPGLYVLTYIQYILTRLVGIRAWCSDPAFARSTNTLLGPLLVQAACSFLVVRTSRSILYVVLLGTTCAMLPPLYFFYYLYYTDVLSVAFVLWALVLSDASYHGTAAFFGLLSLVFRQTNIVWIMFMLGAALLQPLEQGSSSKAVFARLQDPAVLRRMCKIALPYIPALLFFLAFLVWNRGQVVLGDQSNHSFSLHLPQLGYFFAFALFFGWPLLAFLLIARRVRIGTAHLVWIAVLTMLGVLAVYKYTVVHPFMLADNRHYMFYVWRRILNAHPLARYALTPLYATSAVLWTSALAHARSVLWVLGLLVATSLALVPTPLIEPRYYVLPFMLMWLTVSGTLRARRLAMVLVQAAWFVCINASTIYLFLSYPFTWPHEPGMQRFMW
- a CDS encoding uncharacterized protein (TransMembrane:1 (o469-488i); EggNog:ENOG503PFSM), with the translated sequence MQDVRKELSHLVSHSKDALDTTTDALCIETARVLSKRDDAHDARIWRELHTMFFSTLGALLRDAQFEHAVRCVASLAKLAPGVPLAPKHARLVLRTLAHAPPSHFACAWRATRLLLPQVTPSETRAAIRTLLHVNRVGDAIQIFQWHVRRFWRHDAPPPSHQLMHNIMIQMRYLAFAQSAPCIEMQYTDALAKLAALLRENCVPLPGTREDIAWLIKLLYTYTPCNLPATWHAQRAKLVIRRTLPLLVHRIPTHAPPSYPPSPARPRDRRLFLLPPFSARAYNALVQYTLRYAKRPHWCRIVLEHMTHARNPSLAPSPATITILLQQATRRRAETLGAYALELGAAMESAERHGASNSPHLSAARILTHLESAIVLSDTHRVLALVQHICTMHLRTQTRPNGVRLASVVFRLCPELRRAQRVLVAPSAAMDPRIELAVLQLAARRGSITMALRIWHVLKHRHALPQDPVSLAAATVVMQLLACSAHRMRRIPRAQRARQFPRKHARALAMQEYEWLLRHWSAAGAVPDAKFFRAVLCVLARTAHVRDAAHVRVRTDMHTLGINAQNIPTRTN